The proteins below are encoded in one region of Bifidobacterium catenulatum DSM 16992 = JCM 1194 = LMG 11043:
- a CDS encoding ABC transporter permease, producing MRFSDIARSCMQNLLRRKSRTVLTVLGVIVGCCSIVLMISIGQGINEQNKQMLKNMGNLNDITVYADGGGSHSMATSSSVSGAGSEQAKLDDDAVQNFRSIAGVAGVLPQKTMSYSVDATQGAGSRYVSQYVNVVGVDVTQLEESGYKLASGRLPMRAGEVLAGKSFVYSFYDKYASDSSNHRIEAGGYYCDEHGCVQSEGEDPFFDILNSKITLITGANYQSPDDYRKVGSGSVAPSDSGSGESPTITMPYTVVGVIDSSANNYDAFTSGIVMSIDDMKTLNVKISGDTKANTSSKVVYDQVLVHTQDIKDVADVEAQIKGAGYQTSSFEQTRKEIEKQSRGIQLALGGIGAVSFFVAAIGIANTMIMSVSERTREIGIMKALGCYVRDIRMMFLCEAGAIGLVGGVIACLISAIGSIGINMASLGGFSVENFGKAIMGGDDVSRISVIPWWLFVVAMLFSIAVGVIAGFGPANKAVKIPALDAIKNDQ from the coding sequence ATGCGTTTTTCGGATATTGCACGTTCGTGCATGCAGAATCTGCTGCGTCGCAAATCACGTACGGTTCTTACGGTGCTTGGTGTGATCGTCGGTTGCTGTTCGATCGTGCTCATGATTTCCATTGGCCAGGGCATCAACGAACAGAACAAACAGATGCTCAAAAACATGGGCAACCTGAACGACATCACCGTATATGCGGACGGCGGAGGTTCGCATTCTATGGCAACGTCATCCAGCGTGAGCGGTGCTGGCAGTGAACAGGCGAAACTCGACGATGACGCCGTGCAGAATTTCCGCAGCATTGCCGGTGTGGCTGGAGTGCTTCCGCAGAAAACGATGTCATACAGTGTGGATGCCACGCAAGGAGCTGGTTCCCGGTACGTGTCGCAATATGTCAACGTGGTGGGAGTCGACGTAACGCAATTGGAAGAATCCGGCTATAAATTGGCCAGCGGACGTCTTCCGATGCGTGCCGGCGAAGTGTTGGCGGGCAAATCCTTCGTGTATTCGTTCTACGACAAGTATGCGTCAGATTCGAGCAATCATCGTATAGAAGCGGGCGGTTATTACTGTGATGAGCACGGTTGCGTCCAATCCGAAGGCGAAGACCCGTTCTTCGATATACTGAACTCCAAAATCACACTGATCACCGGAGCCAACTATCAAAGTCCCGACGACTACCGCAAGGTGGGCAGCGGATCCGTGGCGCCATCCGATTCCGGCAGTGGTGAGAGTCCCACCATTACCATGCCATATACTGTGGTGGGTGTCATTGATTCCTCCGCCAACAACTATGATGCGTTCACTTCCGGCATTGTGATGAGCATCGACGATATGAAAACGTTGAACGTCAAAATATCGGGGGATACCAAGGCCAACACGTCAAGCAAGGTCGTTTACGATCAGGTACTGGTGCACACCCAAGACATTAAAGACGTTGCCGACGTTGAAGCGCAAATCAAGGGCGCCGGTTATCAGACTTCCTCGTTTGAGCAAACGCGTAAGGAGATCGAAAAGCAGTCGCGGGGCATCCAGTTGGCGTTGGGCGGCATTGGTGCGGTGTCGTTCTTCGTTGCCGCGATTGGCATTGCCAACACCATGATCATGTCGGTGTCGGAACGTACTCGCGAAATCGGCATTATGAAGGCTCTCGGCTGCTATGTGCGCGATATTCGCATGATGTTCCTATGTGAGGCTGGCGCGATTGGGCTAGTTGGCGGTGTGATTGCCTGCCTGATTTCCGCAATCGGTTCGATAGGCATCAATATGGCGTCTTTGGGTGGATTCAGTGTTGAGAATTTCGGCAAGGCGATTATGGGCGGCGACGATGTGAGTCGTATTTCGGTGATTCCATGGTGGCTTTTTGTGGTGGCCATGCTGTTTTCGATTGCCGTTGGCGTGATCGCAGGTTTCGGTCCTGCCAATAAGGCTGTGAAGATTCCGGCTTTGGATGCCATCAAGAATGATCAGTGA
- a CDS encoding 1-deoxy-D-xylulose-5-phosphate synthase: MTAGILSSIHTPADVHALSAQQLRDLCFEIRTTLLDYGRKHGGHIGSNLGVVELTVALHRVFNSPHDRFIFDVSHQSYVHKMLTGRAEAYLDESRFGEVTGFTNPLESEHDSFVLGHTGTSISLACGLAKTRDMQRIATGESAIGNVVAIIGDGSLSSAIAFEGLNNAAEQGGNLIIIVNDNEMSIAEDFGGMYGQLAKLRASDGTAELNLFKAFGLDYRYVEQGNDVDTLVEVLNEVKGIDHPIVVHIHTTKGLGFDDGEEFDKGSDGCNQTNPQPHAGKCEANHWQDPEASLGKPLDARKYYGEMAMASLERRFSNEPGLVVISPATPGSNGITRDFRERAGAHYVDTGITEEHAAAFAAGIAKAGGRPVLATSATFFQRTFDQLQQELALNHVPATLLIFGAGISGADNTHSGTFDMTMFANVPDVTCLAPASGEQMLDMLAWATGPSDHGVVAIRMPGEQILSLERATDMAFDPLQRAEEHDPAVNIAGECPFSRYQIVQPGKDVAILGLGNTMPLAAEVTSTLAEDDETHAAITATLVDALQYSTMDAELLTMLADGHRLVVTLEDGQLEGGWGEKVTAFYANSNNAKASHVRVLNFGASKEFTDRVPLDELNERYGLTAATIVSRIHGILNE; this comes from the coding sequence ATGACCGCTGGCATTTTGAGTTCGATTCACACTCCTGCGGACGTACATGCCCTTTCAGCCCAACAATTACGCGATTTATGCTTTGAAATCCGCACCACGCTACTTGATTACGGCAGGAAGCATGGCGGGCATATCGGCTCAAATCTTGGCGTGGTGGAACTCACCGTGGCCTTGCATCGCGTGTTCAACTCGCCTCACGACCGTTTTATTTTCGACGTGTCACACCAAAGCTACGTGCACAAGATGCTTACCGGACGTGCCGAAGCGTATCTCGACGAATCCCGATTCGGCGAGGTTACCGGTTTCACCAATCCGTTGGAAAGCGAGCATGATTCGTTTGTACTTGGTCATACCGGCACTTCGATTTCACTCGCGTGCGGTCTCGCCAAAACCCGCGATATGCAACGCATTGCAACAGGCGAAAGCGCTATCGGCAATGTCGTCGCCATTATCGGAGACGGTTCTTTGAGTTCAGCAATCGCTTTCGAGGGGCTAAATAACGCGGCTGAACAGGGCGGCAATCTCATCATCATCGTCAATGACAATGAAATGTCGATCGCTGAGGATTTCGGTGGCATGTACGGCCAGCTTGCCAAGTTACGTGCGTCAGATGGCACGGCGGAACTGAACCTGTTCAAGGCATTCGGCTTGGATTACCGCTACGTGGAGCAGGGCAATGATGTTGACACGCTAGTGGAGGTGTTGAACGAGGTCAAAGGTATCGACCACCCGATCGTAGTGCATATTCACACTACCAAAGGCTTGGGCTTCGACGATGGCGAGGAGTTCGACAAAGGTTCGGACGGCTGCAATCAGACCAATCCTCAACCTCATGCGGGCAAATGCGAGGCCAATCATTGGCAGGATCCGGAGGCCTCACTCGGCAAACCGCTCGACGCACGCAAATACTATGGCGAAATGGCCATGGCATCGTTGGAACGCCGTTTCAGCAACGAGCCAGGATTGGTGGTCATCTCCCCCGCAACCCCTGGATCGAACGGCATCACACGAGATTTTCGCGAGCGTGCGGGCGCGCATTACGTTGATACCGGCATTACGGAAGAGCATGCGGCTGCGTTCGCCGCGGGCATCGCCAAAGCGGGCGGCCGCCCCGTGCTTGCGACTTCCGCCACGTTCTTCCAGCGCACCTTCGACCAGCTGCAACAAGAGTTGGCGTTGAATCATGTTCCTGCCACACTGCTGATTTTCGGTGCGGGAATTTCCGGAGCCGACAACACGCATTCAGGCACATTCGATATGACGATGTTCGCCAATGTTCCTGACGTGACCTGTTTGGCTCCCGCAAGCGGCGAACAGATGCTTGACATGCTGGCTTGGGCAACCGGCCCGTCCGACCATGGCGTGGTGGCGATTCGTATGCCTGGCGAGCAGATTCTCTCACTTGAACGTGCCACCGATATGGCATTCGACCCGTTGCAGCGTGCCGAAGAGCATGATCCAGCCGTCAATATTGCCGGGGAATGCCCATTCTCCCGCTATCAGATTGTTCAGCCCGGCAAAGATGTTGCGATTCTTGGACTCGGTAACACCATGCCGTTGGCTGCGGAAGTCACGTCGACGCTTGCTGAAGATGATGAGACGCATGCTGCGATCACTGCGACGCTTGTTGACGCATTGCAGTATTCCACGATGGATGCCGAATTGCTGACGATGCTTGCCGATGGGCATCGTTTGGTCGTTACGTTGGAGGATGGCCAGTTGGAAGGCGGATGGGGTGAGAAGGTCACCGCGTTCTACGCAAATTCCAATAATGCCAAAGCTTCTCACGTTCGTGTGCTGAATTTTGGTGCATCCAAAGAGTTCACCGATCGAGTGCCGCTTGACGAGCTTAATGAACGTTACGGATTGACCGCGGCAACCATCGTCTCTCGAATTCACGGTATTCTCAACGAATAA
- a CDS encoding zinc-binding dehydrogenase: MKAVYATGTNYDDPLSMLEVGDMPELETKPFWSTIRVKSASVNHHDVWSLQGVGLADEQTPMILGTDAAGVLQEDIPVSKGLKAGSEVVLYTLIGTDGAGVMPGERRSILSERYAGTMAECTQVPSANVFAKPENLNFDEAAALGTSWLTAYSLLFTSANVKPGDTVLVQGAGGGVSTAAIQLAHAAGLEVFVTSRSEDKRNRALEIGADAVFESGARLPRKVDAVIESVGASTWSHSVKSVRPGGTIAICGATTGDQPGAELTRIFFQDIRVQGNTMGSREDFARLLKFVEHADLHPVIDSAYAIDDARLAFSKIVNGDVFGKIMLHI; the protein is encoded by the coding sequence ATGAAAGCCGTATATGCCACCGGAACGAATTATGATGATCCGCTGTCTATGCTTGAAGTGGGCGATATGCCCGAACTGGAAACCAAGCCATTCTGGTCCACCATTCGTGTGAAATCAGCGAGCGTGAACCATCATGACGTGTGGAGTCTGCAAGGTGTGGGGCTTGCCGACGAGCAGACGCCGATGATTCTCGGCACCGATGCGGCTGGCGTGCTGCAAGAAGACATTCCCGTGAGCAAGGGGCTTAAGGCCGGCTCCGAAGTGGTGCTGTACACGCTCATCGGCACCGATGGGGCCGGAGTCATGCCGGGGGAGCGTCGTTCGATTCTTTCCGAACGATATGCGGGAACCATGGCCGAATGCACGCAGGTGCCCAGCGCCAACGTGTTCGCCAAGCCTGAGAATCTCAACTTCGATGAGGCTGCAGCATTGGGCACCAGCTGGCTTACTGCATATTCTTTGCTGTTCACGTCGGCGAATGTGAAGCCGGGAGATACGGTGCTTGTTCAAGGTGCCGGCGGAGGCGTGTCGACCGCTGCGATCCAGCTTGCCCATGCGGCTGGATTGGAAGTGTTTGTTACCTCACGTAGCGAAGACAAGCGCAATCGTGCATTGGAAATCGGCGCTGACGCGGTGTTCGAATCGGGTGCGCGACTGCCTCGCAAGGTGGATGCCGTCATCGAATCCGTCGGAGCGTCCACTTGGAGCCATTCCGTCAAATCCGTGCGCCCGGGAGGCACCATCGCCATCTGCGGCGCGACCACGGGCGATCAGCCTGGCGCCGAACTTACGAGAATCTTCTTCCAAGATATTCGTGTGCAAGGCAATACCATGGGTTCTCGCGAGGATTTCGCACGCCTGTTGAAATTCGTGGAACATGCCGATCTGCACCCGGTCATCGACTCCGCATATGCGATCGATGATGCGCGACTTGCGTTTTCCAAAATCGTGAATGGCGACGTTTTCGGGAAAATCATGTTACACATCTAG
- the purE gene encoding 5-(carboxyamino)imidazole ribonucleotide mutase → MADNKPEVAVIMGSASDWETMKHACEMLDQFEVPYMKQVISAHRTPELMGEFAHNARANGLKVIIAGAGGAAHLPGMVAAQTTLPVIGVPVRSHALSGWDSLLSIVQMPGGIPVATTAVGNSGATNAGLLAVSILSTTDERLANALQEYRDSLKEKVAESNAQLV, encoded by the coding sequence ATGGCAGACAACAAGCCTGAAGTCGCAGTGATTATGGGGTCGGCGAGCGATTGGGAAACCATGAAGCACGCCTGCGAGATGCTTGACCAGTTCGAAGTGCCGTACATGAAGCAGGTGATTTCCGCGCACCGCACCCCGGAATTGATGGGTGAATTCGCGCATAATGCCCGTGCCAACGGCCTGAAGGTCATTATCGCCGGCGCTGGCGGCGCGGCACACCTGCCGGGTATGGTGGCGGCCCAGACTACTCTGCCGGTCATCGGCGTGCCGGTGCGTTCCCATGCGTTGTCCGGCTGGGATTCGCTGTTGTCCATCGTTCAGATGCCGGGCGGTATTCCGGTCGCCACCACTGCGGTCGGCAATTCCGGTGCCACAAACGCGGGCCTTTTGGCTGTGAGCATTCTGAGCACTACCGATGAGCGTCTGGCCAATGCCCTGCAGGAATACCGTGACTCGCTGAAGGAAAAGGTGGCTGAATCCAATGCCCAGCTTGTCTGA
- the purK gene encoding 5-(carboxyamino)imidazole ribonucleotide synthase — translation MPSLSEETNGRVERLMPGATIGIIGGGQLGRMMALSARYMGFRIGVLDPTPDCPTAQVADFQVTAEYDDITAIRELAEKSDVLTYEFENVNADAIDEVRALAAAPQGTDLLRVTQDRVNEKQFINDHGTPTAPWKAVNSVEELDSALDEIHYPAVLKTRSGGYDGHGQTVLKSDADLEKVRARADRGGGFPPSILEGFVDFAFEASILVAGNGKDYVTFPIVRNEHRNNILHMTIAPAEVSEAVAKEAHELALRLAQGFELAGILAIELFVTKDERVIVNELAPRPHNSGHYTIEACSFDQFDAHIRGIAGWPLEQPELLKPAVMVNVLGQHVAPTRALIAEHPEWSMHDYCKAEVRHDRKMGHITVLTNDTERTVADLERTGCWDDLK, via the coding sequence ATGCCCAGCTTGTCTGAGGAAACCAACGGCCGTGTTGAAAGGCTGATGCCGGGTGCCACCATCGGCATCATCGGTGGCGGTCAGCTTGGCCGTATGATGGCGTTGTCTGCCCGCTATATGGGCTTCCGCATCGGAGTTCTCGACCCGACACCGGACTGCCCGACTGCGCAGGTGGCTGATTTCCAGGTCACTGCCGAATATGACGACATCACCGCAATCCGCGAACTGGCCGAAAAATCCGATGTACTCACGTACGAGTTCGAAAACGTGAACGCTGACGCCATCGACGAAGTGCGCGCGCTTGCAGCGGCACCGCAAGGCACCGATCTGCTGCGTGTCACGCAGGATCGCGTCAACGAGAAGCAATTCATCAACGACCATGGCACGCCGACCGCACCGTGGAAGGCCGTCAACAGTGTTGAGGAGCTTGACTCGGCACTCGATGAGATTCACTACCCGGCCGTGCTCAAAACCCGTTCCGGCGGTTATGATGGCCATGGCCAGACGGTACTGAAATCCGATGCCGATCTTGAAAAGGTGCGTGCCCGTGCCGATCGTGGTGGCGGATTCCCCCCAAGCATTCTCGAAGGCTTCGTTGACTTCGCATTCGAAGCAAGCATTCTCGTTGCAGGCAACGGCAAGGATTACGTGACCTTCCCGATTGTGCGTAACGAGCATCGCAACAATATCCTGCATATGACCATTGCTCCTGCCGAAGTCAGCGAAGCCGTGGCGAAGGAGGCGCACGAACTCGCGTTGCGCTTGGCGCAGGGCTTCGAATTGGCGGGCATTCTCGCCATCGAACTGTTCGTCACCAAGGATGAGCGGGTCATTGTCAACGAGCTTGCGCCTCGTCCGCATAATTCCGGCCATTACACCATCGAGGCATGCTCGTTCGATCAATTCGACGCGCATATCCGAGGCATCGCGGGTTGGCCGCTCGAACAGCCTGAACTACTCAAGCCGGCCGTCATGGTCAATGTGCTCGGCCAGCATGTGGCACCGACCCGTGCGCTGATCGCCGAGCATCCGGAATGGAGCATGCACGACTATTGCAAGGCTGAAGTGCGCCATGACCGCAAGATGGGTCATATTACCGTGCTGACCAACGATACTGAGCGGACCGTGGCCGATCTTGAGCGGACTGGCTGCTGGGATGATTTGAAATAA
- a CDS encoding Fur family transcriptional regulator: MADGRVERNTKQKELIHDALKASDEFISAQDLHRKLEDEDVKVGLATVYRQLNALAEAGEADTVRLEGQQLFRLCGDDGHHHHLVCTNCGKTVEIESPSETWLRGISTKYGFTIERHTLEVFGLCSDCQNKVR, from the coding sequence TTGGCAGACGGACGCGTGGAGCGCAATACCAAACAAAAAGAACTGATTCATGATGCTCTGAAGGCGAGCGATGAATTCATTTCCGCACAGGATCTGCATCGCAAGCTGGAAGACGAAGACGTGAAAGTGGGACTCGCCACCGTATATCGTCAGTTGAACGCGTTGGCTGAGGCTGGGGAAGCCGACACTGTGCGTTTGGAAGGTCAGCAGCTGTTCCGTCTGTGCGGCGATGATGGACATCACCATCATCTCGTATGCACGAACTGCGGCAAAACCGTGGAAATCGAATCACCATCCGAAACATGGCTACGTGGCATCAGTACAAAATATGGTTTTACCATCGAACGGCATACGCTGGAAGTATTCGGACTCTGCTCCGACTGCCAGAACAAGGTGCGTTAG
- a CDS encoding LTA synthase family protein, whose amino-acid sequence MTNESVNNETIEELRISTIDPNAPAKERKEFPGWLYGVLFVVFDIIGVAALQIGVSQATTRVKLSNNMWLTGWGFVTKMFTSLNFVAVLNLILWGMLYVILLMLINRFWIATPIFLAVTFISAVIEHFKVSIRYEAILPSDLNFLKADAGNLMSFMPAGAQWTILLAVGIFACFVSLFVFLNHRDGRHGKLFRGDDKQSRSLNAIVRLLLIIVPGTFFTLYSMQVSTVGSWAKNFSSAMGDMPSMWDSVYDAQRNGPLVAFTRQLNPRVMVKPDNYSEETMKDVAARYTKEAKKINSKRSANMTDSTVIYVLSESFSDPSRVPGLKVNKDSMPNIRSIKEDTTSGLMLSSGYGGGTANLEYMGLTGLSMANFDSSLTSPYQQLVPSEHWTPTINQLWGAAKNSIGLHPYESSMYSRATNYKKFGFSHFYTLTGPDVISHQDKIDDSPYVSDEATYKSTIEEVEKTDGNQFLQVITMQNHMPYHDWYKNNDFKAESTTDTPLEDDEKESIETYQKGVALTDEATADFLDKLDAIDKPITVVFYGDHLPGIYSSASEDDNNSLALHLTDYFIWSNKASSSQGNEIDNADYSSPNFFVAQAAEHMDAKVSPYLAFLTQMHEKISAMEPPVVNNIQGWDRIPEGQNIYLDADGNPMAESDFDTETKQLLADYQLIQYDITSGKNYLKDTDFMQLP is encoded by the coding sequence TTGACGAACGAATCCGTGAATAACGAGACGATTGAGGAACTGAGGATCTCGACGATCGATCCAAACGCACCCGCCAAGGAACGTAAGGAATTCCCCGGGTGGTTGTACGGCGTACTGTTTGTGGTATTCGATATCATCGGCGTGGCCGCGCTACAGATCGGCGTTAGCCAAGCCACCACACGCGTCAAGCTATCGAACAACATGTGGCTGACTGGTTGGGGCTTCGTCACCAAAATGTTCACCAGCCTCAACTTCGTGGCCGTGCTCAACCTGATTCTGTGGGGCATGCTCTATGTGATACTGCTCATGCTCATCAACCGTTTCTGGATTGCCACTCCCATTTTTTTGGCGGTGACGTTCATTAGCGCGGTGATTGAACATTTCAAAGTATCCATACGATATGAGGCGATTCTGCCCAGTGACTTGAACTTCCTGAAAGCCGACGCGGGCAACCTCATGAGCTTCATGCCGGCCGGAGCGCAATGGACGATTTTGCTTGCGGTTGGAATTTTTGCCTGTTTTGTCTCATTGTTCGTGTTTTTGAATCACCGCGATGGACGTCATGGCAAGCTGTTTCGTGGGGACGACAAGCAGTCGCGTTCGTTGAATGCGATTGTGCGCCTGTTGCTGATCATCGTACCGGGAACGTTCTTCACACTGTATTCCATGCAGGTAAGCACCGTTGGATCTTGGGCGAAAAACTTTTCTTCCGCAATGGGCGATATGCCTTCCATGTGGGATTCCGTATACGATGCTCAGCGTAATGGTCCGCTGGTGGCGTTTACCCGCCAGCTCAATCCGAGAGTCATGGTCAAGCCGGATAATTATTCCGAGGAAACCATGAAGGATGTCGCGGCCCGCTATACGAAGGAAGCGAAGAAGATCAACTCGAAACGCTCCGCGAATATGACCGACAGCACAGTGATCTATGTGTTGTCTGAATCGTTCTCCGACCCGTCTCGTGTGCCGGGATTGAAGGTCAACAAGGATTCCATGCCCAACATCCGCTCCATCAAAGAGGACACAACTTCCGGTTTGATGCTTTCGTCCGGATATGGTGGTGGAACCGCCAATCTTGAATATATGGGATTGACCGGTTTGAGCATGGCGAATTTCGATTCGTCGCTTACCAGCCCATACCAGCAGCTCGTGCCGAGCGAGCATTGGACGCCGACCATCAACCAGCTGTGGGGTGCGGCGAAGAATTCCATCGGACTTCATCCGTATGAATCGTCCATGTATTCACGTGCCACCAACTATAAGAAGTTCGGATTCTCGCACTTCTATACGTTGACCGGTCCGGACGTCATCTCGCATCAAGACAAGATCGACGATTCGCCGTATGTGTCGGATGAGGCCACGTATAAGAGCACCATTGAAGAGGTTGAGAAAACCGACGGCAACCAGTTCCTGCAGGTCATCACCATGCAGAATCACATGCCATACCACGATTGGTATAAGAACAACGATTTCAAGGCCGAATCCACTACGGACACTCCTTTGGAGGACGATGAGAAGGAGTCCATCGAAACCTATCAGAAAGGTGTGGCTCTGACCGACGAAGCGACCGCCGACTTCCTCGACAAGCTCGACGCCATCGACAAGCCGATCACCGTAGTATTCTACGGCGATCATTTGCCAGGCATTTATTCGTCCGCTTCCGAAGATGATAACAATTCGCTTGCCTTGCACCTGACAGATTATTTCATCTGGTCCAACAAGGCGTCCAGCTCGCAAGGCAACGAGATTGACAACGCCGACTATTCGTCGCCGAACTTCTTCGTGGCGCAGGCCGCCGAGCATATGGACGCCAAGGTGTCCCCATATCTGGCGTTCCTCACGCAAATGCATGAGAAGATCTCCGCCATGGAGCCGCCAGTCGTCAACAATATCCAAGGATGGGACCGTATTCCTGAAGGCCAGAACATTTATCTTGATGCTGACGGTAATCCCATGGCTGAAAGCGATTTCGATACGGAAACCAAGCAGCTGCTGGCGGATTATCAGCTTATCCAATATGACATTACGTCAGGAAAGAACTATCTGAAAGATACGGATTTCATGCAATTGCCGTGA
- the purD gene encoding phosphoribosylamine--glycine ligase, with amino-acid sequence MKVLVIGSGAREHAIAHALMRGGSVSEVTVAPGNPGMELDGIRITQINPSNHAALIDFVKNNGYDWVFVGPEVPLIEGIVDDFAQAGIKAFGPSKAAAQIEGSKDFAKQLMERHSIPTAKYQTFGDLERSTTYVREHGAPIVIKADGLAAGKGVTVAMDEETAIAALEDIFVDHRFGNAGAKVVIEDFLEGQEFSLMSFVNGTDFWPMPISQDHKRAYDGDKGPNTGGMGAYSPVPQIGQDVVDTAIETIVKPTVQAMADEGTPFTGILYAGLIATADGPKVIEFNARFGDPETEVVLPKLTSDLGAGISALLNGETPEFTWDNDNATLGVVLAADGYPVDVIKGAAIPEIPVDEDSHVYYAGVARSEEGLVANSGRVLLVETSAADIKTAQDKVYAIIDKLDTKGMFYRHDIGAKALQ; translated from the coding sequence ATGAAGGTTCTGGTCATCGGTTCCGGTGCACGCGAGCATGCCATCGCTCATGCGCTTATGCGTGGCGGCAGCGTCAGCGAAGTCACAGTGGCTCCGGGCAATCCAGGTATGGAGCTTGACGGCATCCGCATCACGCAGATCAACCCGTCCAATCATGCCGCGCTGATTGATTTCGTAAAGAACAACGGCTATGACTGGGTGTTCGTCGGTCCGGAAGTGCCGCTTATCGAGGGCATCGTTGACGATTTCGCTCAGGCTGGCATCAAGGCGTTCGGTCCGAGCAAGGCCGCCGCACAGATCGAGGGGTCCAAGGATTTCGCCAAGCAGCTGATGGAGCGTCACAGCATTCCGACCGCAAAGTATCAGACGTTCGGCGATTTAGAGCGTTCCACGACTTATGTTCGTGAGCATGGCGCTCCGATTGTGATCAAGGCTGACGGTTTGGCCGCCGGCAAGGGCGTGACCGTCGCCATGGATGAGGAAACCGCCATCGCCGCTCTTGAAGACATTTTCGTCGATCATCGTTTCGGCAACGCCGGTGCGAAGGTTGTTATCGAGGACTTCCTGGAGGGTCAGGAGTTCTCGCTGATGAGCTTTGTGAACGGCACTGATTTCTGGCCGATGCCGATTTCGCAGGATCATAAGCGCGCATATGATGGCGATAAGGGTCCGAATACCGGTGGCATGGGTGCGTATAGCCCGGTTCCGCAGATCGGTCAGGATGTGGTTGATACCGCTATTGAGACCATTGTAAAGCCGACCGTTCAGGCTATGGCTGATGAGGGAACGCCGTTCACTGGCATTCTGTACGCTGGCTTGATTGCCACCGCTGACGGTCCGAAGGTCATCGAGTTCAATGCTCGTTTTGGCGATCCGGAAACGGAAGTCGTGCTGCCGAAGCTCACGTCTGATCTCGGCGCTGGCATCAGCGCTCTGCTCAATGGCGAGACTCCGGAATTCACTTGGGATAACGACAATGCCACGCTTGGTGTGGTACTCGCCGCCGACGGCTATCCTGTCGATGTGATCAAGGGCGCTGCGATTCCTGAGATTCCAGTCGACGAGGATTCCCACGTGTATTACGCTGGCGTTGCTCGTAGCGAAGAAGGCCTGGTTGCCAATTCCGGTCGCGTGCTGCTGGTCGAGACCTCTGCCGCCGATATCAAGACCGCTCAAGACAAGGTGTATGCGATTATCGACAAGCTTGACACCAAGGGCATGTTCTACCGTCACGACATTGGCGCCAAGGCATTGCAGTAA